The following coding sequences lie in one Populus nigra chromosome 15, ddPopNigr1.1, whole genome shotgun sequence genomic window:
- the LOC133673658 gene encoding beta-amyrin 28-monooxygenase-like, with protein MELLFLSLLLALFVSSVTIPLFLIFYNHRSQNSHPNLPPGKLGLPLVGESFEFLATGWKGHPEKFIFDRIAKYSSHIFKTNILGQPAVVFCGVACNKFLFSNENKLVVSWWPDSVNKIFPSSLQTSSKEEAKKMRKLLPQFLKPEALQGYIGIMDTIAQRHFASEWEHKEQVLVFPLAKNYTFRLACRLFLSIEDPSHVAKFSDPFNLLASGIISIPIDLPGTPFNRAIKASNFIRTELLAFIRQRKKDLAEGKASPTQDILSHMLLTCDENGKCMNELDIADKIIGLLIGGHDTASAACTFIVKYLAELPHIYEEVYKEQMEIAKSKTPGEFLNWDDIQKMKYSWKVACEVMRISPPLQGAFREALNDFIFNGFTIPKGWKLYWSTNSTHRDPVYFPEPEKFDPRRFEGSGPAPYTFVPFGGGPRMCPGKEYARLEILVFMHNLVRRFKFDKLIQDEKIVVNPLPIPDKGLPVRLHPHKA; from the exons ATGGAGCTTCTCTTCCTCTCACTCCTCCTCGCCCTCTTTGTTTCCTCCGTCACTATTCCCCTCTTTCTCATCTTTTACAATCATCGATCCCAGAACAGCCACCCCAACCTCCCTCCAGGCAAGCTAGGCCTTCCCCTTGTTGGTGAAAGCTTTGAGTTCTTGGCCACGGGATGGAAAGGCCATCCTGAAAAGTTCATCTTTGATCGCATAGCTAAATACTCATCTCACATCTTCAAGACAAATATTCTTGGTCAACCAGCAGTTGTCTTTTGTGGTGTTGCTTGTAAcaagtttttgttttccaatgagAACAAGCTCGTTGTATCCTGGTGGCCCGACTCTGTTAACAAAATCTTTCCCTCTTCACTTCAAACATCATCTAAAGAGGAAgccaagaaaatgagaaaacttCTCCCTCAGTTCTTGAAACCTGAGGCCTTGCAAGGATACATTGGTATCATGGATACCATTGCACAAAGACACTTCGCCTCGGAATGGGAACATAAAGAACAAGTGCTGGTGTTCCCTTTGGCAAAGAATTACACCTTTCGTTTGGCTTGTAGATTGTTTCTGAGTATTGAAGATCCAAGCCACGTAGCTAAATTTTCTGACCCCTTTAATCTTTTAGCCTCGGGTATCATTTCCATCCCCATTGATTTGCCCGGGACTCCATTCAACCGAGCCATCAAAGCCTCAAACTTCATCAGAACTGAGCTTTTAGCTTTTATAAGACAAAGAAAGAAGGATCTTGCAGAGGGAAAAGCTTCCCCCACGCAGGATATATTGTCACATATGTTGTTGACATGCGATGAAAATGGAAAATGCATGAATGAGCTTGATATTGCTGATAAGATCATTGGATTGTTGATTGGTGGGCATGATACAGCCAGCGCTGCTTGTACCTTCATTGTCAAGTATCTTGCAGAGCTTCCACATATTTATGAGGAAGTTTACAAGG AACAAATGGAGATAGCCAAATCCAAAACTCCTGGTGAATTCTTGAATTGGGATGACATTCAGAAGATGAAATACTCATGGAAAGTAGCTTGTGAAGTGATGAGGATCTCACCACCGCTTCAAGGTGCTTTTAGGGAAGCTCTCAATGATTTCATTTTCAATGGCTTTACCATTCCAAAGGGTTGGAAG TTATATTGGAGCACCAACTCAACCCATAGAGATCCCGTCTACTTTCCTGAACCTGAGAAATTTGATCCTAGGAGGTTTGAAGGAAGTGGGCCAGCTCCATACACGTTTGTCCCCTTTGGTGGAGGACCTCGGATGTGCCCTGGAAAGGAGTATGCTCGCTTGGAAATACTCGTTTTCATGCATAATTTGGTCAGAAGGTTTAAATTTGATAAGTTGATTCAAGATGAAAAGATTGTAGTGAATCCACTGCCAATCCCTGATAAAGGACTTCCTGTTCGCCTTCATCCTCACAAGGCCTAG